The Ramlibacter sp. PS4R-6 nucleotide sequence ATGGCCATCGTGCTGATGGTGCGCCCCGCGGGCCTGTTCGGTAAGGAAGCCTGAGATGAACACGTCCGTCGCCGCACAAACGGAAGCGGTTGAAACCACCACGGCGGCCCCCGTGCAGAATGCGGGCATGAGCAAGGCCGTCCGCTTCACGTACCTCGCGCTGCTCGTGCTTGCGATCCTCGCGCCGCTGCTCGGGCTGTATCCCGTCTTCGTGATGAAGCTGCTTTGCTTCGCGCTCTTCGCGTGCGCGTTCAACCTGCTGCTGGGATTCACGGGGCTGCTCTCTTTCGGCCACGCCGCGTTCTTCGGCATGGCCGCGTACATCGCGGGCTGGATCGTCAAGGAGCAAGGCTGGGGTCCGGCCGCAGGCATCCTCGCCGGCACCGTTTCCGGCGCGCTGCTCGGCCTGGTGTTCGGCCTGGTGGCCATCCGCCGCCAGGGCATCTACTTCGCGATGATCACGCTGGCGCTGTCGCAGATGGTCTTCTTCTTCTGCCTGCAGGCCCCATTCACCCACGGCGAGGACGGGCTGCAGGGCGTTCCACGCGGCAACCTGTTCGGCATCCTGCCGCTGGCCGACGACCGGGTGATGTACTACGTGGTGCTGGCGGTCTTCGTCGCGTGCTTCCTCGGCATCCTGCGCATCGTCACCTCGCCTTTCGGCCAGGTGCTCAAGATGATCCGCGAAAACGAGCCGCGCACCACCTCGCTGGGCTACGACGTGGACAAGTACAAGCTGCTCGCGTTCGTGCTCTCCGCGGGCCTCGCGGGCCTGGCAGGTTCGCTCAAGACACTCGTGATGGGCTTCGCGTCCCTGACCGACGTGCACTGGACGATGTCGGGCGAGGTCATCCTCATGAGCCTGCTGGGCGGCGTCGGCACGTTCTTCGGCCCGGTCCTCGGCGCCGGCATCGTGATCGCGCTGCAGGACACGCTGGCCGACAAGGCCGGCTCCTGGGTGAACGTCATCATCGGCGTGATCTTCGTCGTCTGCGTGCTCGCCTTCCGCAAGGGCATCGTCGGCGAGTTGCACGCCTTCATGGAGCGCCGGCGCGCCCGGCCCTGACAGCTACTCCGGGCGCGGCCCGAACCACACCGCCGCCAGCGCGCGGAACTTGCCGCCGACGGTGACGCGCTCGTCCGAGAGCGCGTCCAGGAAGTCCGACAGCCGCTTCGACTTCGCGATCGTGTAGAGCGTCAGGAACGTCGTGGGCACGAACACCATGAAGAAGAACGCGATCTTCTTCGGCCACGGCGCATCCGCTTCCGAGATCAGGTTCATGCCGAGGAAACCCGTCGCCACGGTGCCGATCAGGCCGAAGATCGTCGTCACCGTCAGCCGCACCACCGTGTTGGCCTGCCGCCGCAGGCTGTCAGCGTCCAGGTAGCTGTTCATGTCCGCGATGCGCTCCTTGACCTCGGCATAGAGCGGGTCGAGGTCCAGGTGCTTGGCCATCAGGTGCCACAGCGCACGCACGTGCGCCTGTTCGGAGATCTCGTGGAACCAGTAGCGGTGCGTGAAGCGCAGGAAGCCCTCGAAGCTGGCGCGGATGGCGCGCTTGAAGCGGCGCACGCTCGCGGGGTCGCGGATGTCCAGGTCCATCAACGCCTCGACCAACCGGTCGGAGAACATCAGCAGCGCCGCCTTCTGGAAATGCGCGATCAGGAACATCAGGAAGTGCTGGTGGCGGAACTGCGCCAGCACCCCGCGGTCGCGGCAGCCGAAGAACTGCGCTGACGCGTCGCCCACCACCACCAGCGAATGGCCGCTGCACAGGTAGCGCGTGTTCGGCGCGGTGCCCGTGTCGCCCCAGAAGCGGTCGTAGCAGAAGCGCTGCTCGAAGTCGCCCAGGTAGCCGTCGGCATAGGGCATGGACTGCTCGTTGCCCGGCGCGGCGCCGGTGACGAGCGCCAGGCGCGCGAAATCGGCGCGCGTGAGCGCCTTGGGCCGGTCCACCGCGAGGTACGCCATCAGCGGCATGCGGTAGTACTCGATCTGCTGGTAGCGCAGCGCACCTTCCTCGCTCGAGTGGTCGCTGACCAGCGGTCGCAGGAGGAAGGCCCAGTGCGCGGCGATGCGCGGCGCGCGGTGCTCGCACACGTGCGACAGGAAGAGCTCTCGCCGCTGCGCGTCGGAAGCGGCCATCACCGAACCGTCCGCGCCCAGCCATTCGACGCTGGCCATGCTGTGCGTGGGCTGGCCCTCGTCGTCCCAGCCGCTGGGGTAGCCGCGCCCGAAGCGGTACAGCAGCTCGTTGGCCTGCTGCATCTGCAAGCCATCCGTGCTCACCTCCACGTTGAGCACGACCACGTCGACGTCGAAGAAAAAGTACAGGTCGATGTGGACGATGTCGAGGGTGACGGGCGCATCGCCCGGCCGCGCGACGGTGCGCACTTTCGCTATGTCGTGGCGGCGGAACACGCGCATCGGCGAGCCGCCCTCCGCCCCGGCGCGGCGCGCCCGCCCCTCGCCGTAGAGAAAGCGCTGCACGTAGGGCAGGAAGGCCACGAACTCGTTGTAGTGGCGCTCGTGGAAGCCGTCGGGGTTGCCGGTGTACTCGTCCACCTGTTCCTGCCACGGCGAGCCGGTCGCGCTGCGCAGCGCATCCCAGGGCGGCCCGGCGCGGCCTTCGACCGGTATCAGCCGCAGCGGCCACAGCAGCACCTGGCGCAGGTGGCGCACCCCCACGGCGGGCGCCTCGGTCGCGCCGGCGGGCCGGCTGTCGGTTGCGAGCTCCATCTCGTCATCGTAGGGGCCCCGGGCCGTCCTGTCATGCATGTGATTGGCGGGACTTTCCCGGCCCGCTAACCTGTGGCCATGAACGACCTCTTCTCCCTCCAGGGCCGCACGGCCATCGTCACCGGCGGCTCCCGCGGCATCGGCCGCATGATCGCCGCCGGCTTCCTCGCGCAGGGCGCGAAGGTCTACATCTCCTCGCGCAAGGCCGAAGCGTGCGAGGAAACGGCCCGGGAGCTGGCGCACCTGGGCCCCTGCGTGCCGCTGCCGGCGGACGTCTCGGGCATGGAAGGCGT carries:
- a CDS encoding branched-chain amino acid ABC transporter permease — encoded protein: MSKAVRFTYLALLVLAILAPLLGLYPVFVMKLLCFALFACAFNLLLGFTGLLSFGHAAFFGMAAYIAGWIVKEQGWGPAAGILAGTVSGALLGLVFGLVAIRRQGIYFAMITLALSQMVFFFCLQAPFTHGEDGLQGVPRGNLFGILPLADDRVMYYVVLAVFVACFLGILRIVTSPFGQVLKMIRENEPRTTSLGYDVDKYKLLAFVLSAGLAGLAGSLKTLVMGFASLTDVHWTMSGEVILMSLLGGVGTFFGPVLGAGIVIALQDTLADKAGSWVNVIIGVIFVVCVLAFRKGIVGELHAFMERRRARP